One genomic region from Pan troglodytes isolate AG18354 chromosome 14, NHGRI_mPanTro3-v2.0_pri, whole genome shotgun sequence encodes:
- the CDK8 gene encoding cyclin-dependent kinase 8 isoform X6: MGFARLFNSPLKPLADLDPVVVTFWYRAPELLLGARHYTKAIDIWAIGCIFAELLTSEPIFHCRQEDIKTSNPYHHDQLDRIFNVMGFPADKDWEDIKKMPEHSTLMKDFRRNTYTNCSLIKYMEKHKVKPDSKAFHLLQKLLTMDPIKRITSEQAMQDPYFLEDPLPTSDVFAGCQIPYPKREFLTEEEPDDKGDKKNQQQQQGNNHTNGTGHPGNQDSSHTQGPPLKKVRVVPPTTTSGGLIMTSDYQRSNPHAAYPNPGPSTSQPQSSMGYSATSQQPPQYSHQTHRY; encoded by the exons ATGGGCTTTGCCCGATTATTTAATTCACCTTTGAAGCCTTTAGCAGATTTGGATCCAGTGGTTGTTACATTCTGGTACCGAGCCCCTGAACTACTTCTTGGAGCAAGGCATTATACCAAAGCTATTG atatttgGGCTATAGGGTGTATATTTGCAGAACTACTAACGTCAGAACCAATATTTCACTGTCGACAAGAGGACATCAAAACTAGTAATCCTTATCACCATGACCAGCTGGACAGAATATTCAATGTAATGGGATTTCCTGCAG ATAAAGATTGGGAAGATATAAAAAAGATGCCTGAACATTCAACATTAATGAAAGATTTCAGAAGAAATAC GTATACCAACTGCAGCCTTATCAAGTATATGGAAAAACATAAAGTTAAACCAGATAGTAAAGCATTCCACTTG CTTCAGAAGTTGCTCACCATGGACCCCATAAAGCGAATTACCTCAGAACAGGCTATGCAGGATCCCTATTTCTTAGAAGACCCACTTCCTACATCAGA TGTTTTTGCCGGTTGTCAAATCCCTTACCCAAAACGAGAATTTTTAACGGAAGAAGAACCTGATGACAAAGGAGACAAA AagaaccagcagcagcagcagggcaaTAACCACACTAATGGAACTGGCCACCCAGGGAATCAAGACAGCAGTCACACACAGGGACCCCCGTTGAAGAAAGTGAGAGTTGTTCCTCCTACCACTACCTCAGGTGGACTTATCATGACCTCAGACTATCAG CGTTCCAATCCACATGCTGCCTATCCCAACCCTGGACCAAGCACATCACAGCCGCAGAGCAGCATGGGATACTCAGCTACCTCCCAGCAGCCTCCACAGTACTCACATCAGACACATCGGTACTGA
- the CDK8 gene encoding cyclin-dependent kinase 8 isoform X5, with protein sequence MVKSLLYQILDGIHYLHANWVLHRDLKPANILVMGEGPERGRVKIADMGFARLFNSPLKPLADLDPVVVTFWYRAPELLLGARHYTKAIDIWAIGCIFAELLTSEPIFHCRQEDIKTSNPYHHDQLDRIFNVMGFPADKDWEDIKKMPEHSTLMKDFRRNTYTNCSLIKYMEKHKVKPDSKAFHLLQKLLTMDPIKRITSEQAMQDPYFLEDPLPTSDVFAGCQIPYPKREFLTEEEPDDKGDKKNQQQQQGNNHTNGTGHPGNQDSSHTQGPPLKKVRVVPPTTTSGGLIMTSDYQRSNPHAAYPNPGPSTSQPQSSMGYSATSQQPPQYSHQTHRY encoded by the exons AAACCTGCTAATATTTTAGTTATGGGTGAAGGTCCTGAGCGAGGAAGAGTAAAAATTG ctgACATGGGCTTTGCCCGATTATTTAATTCACCTTTGAAGCCTTTAGCAGATTTGGATCCAGTGGTTGTTACATTCTGGTACCGAGCCCCTGAACTACTTCTTGGAGCAAGGCATTATACCAAAGCTATTG atatttgGGCTATAGGGTGTATATTTGCAGAACTACTAACGTCAGAACCAATATTTCACTGTCGACAAGAGGACATCAAAACTAGTAATCCTTATCACCATGACCAGCTGGACAGAATATTCAATGTAATGGGATTTCCTGCAG ATAAAGATTGGGAAGATATAAAAAAGATGCCTGAACATTCAACATTAATGAAAGATTTCAGAAGAAATAC GTATACCAACTGCAGCCTTATCAAGTATATGGAAAAACATAAAGTTAAACCAGATAGTAAAGCATTCCACTTG CTTCAGAAGTTGCTCACCATGGACCCCATAAAGCGAATTACCTCAGAACAGGCTATGCAGGATCCCTATTTCTTAGAAGACCCACTTCCTACATCAGA TGTTTTTGCCGGTTGTCAAATCCCTTACCCAAAACGAGAATTTTTAACGGAAGAAGAACCTGATGACAAAGGAGACAAA AagaaccagcagcagcagcagggcaaTAACCACACTAATGGAACTGGCCACCCAGGGAATCAAGACAGCAGTCACACACAGGGACCCCCGTTGAAGAAAGTGAGAGTTGTTCCTCCTACCACTACCTCAGGTGGACTTATCATGACCTCAGACTATCAG CGTTCCAATCCACATGCTGCCTATCCCAACCCTGGACCAAGCACATCACAGCCGCAGAGCAGCATGGGATACTCAGCTACCTCCCAGCAGCCTCCACAGTACTCACATCAGACACATCGGTACTGA